The following proteins are encoded in a genomic region of Hippoglossus hippoglossus isolate fHipHip1 chromosome 3, fHipHip1.pri, whole genome shotgun sequence:
- the rnf111 gene encoding E3 ubiquitin-protein ligase Arkadia isoform X3, which yields MKSEVPSEAPSRQEHLKEPLVNPEPMEAAKSFPNNMEVIGKAGSEFETLCESRHRPLRDTATHRDSERSLPGRRKRKGQQAGPSDCSLKEGHISESSLTPQRPRVELLQHPSEDEHNHDSSFSDCASSPSSSLRFGESDTLSSEEDGETGATGGQNKAPALTTGGATGHGLRPVLGRTRGNRSHKWVRSEAEPVLLKRPCMNSRRPLHRKRFVKTTPGGGQRTQKQKERLLLQRKKREVIARRKYALLHSTSSSSEELSSDSSSPSSTEAEDELYVDVSSTSSQANSAAVATGALDEDVVVIEATPAPAPAVPANEEINVTSTDSEVEIVTVGDGFRSRSVGGLGRIWANSCSQNRLQEPRGRHRLSTVIQPLRQNAGEVVDLTVDEDDLSVVPTTSGGIHPQTVRSSSSSSSHHASTSELNDAPGPSTSCPGSIPESMHTQRPSGSSRTATEDDSRPGLSATAGENTGAAMPRLPSCCQQHSPCGGPSPGHLSLSHSHSSCLQASSSQQTSGSQHSHSHSHSHSNAHHFLHHVHHPAPQPPGTLPFQEASCPVERPTALPAPCAGVSSSNSGSSSSNTGHFHDQQTLPVDLSNSSVRGGANSGASFHGSTSAFDPCCPGSTSRPPTYVSQATPGPSQPAVVDSFSSPMVAQPQPQTQPQPCRHYIHPSYGSLARSLHHQPSSACPHSHGNPQLTPQPAPQGDYVIPHTVTFHPPLPSHPPGHAVPPAPPPPLSGHHLSSSSAPLAQHLPTEHQTLPHHMPALGTSVQRLHQHEMLQRMEVQRRRMMQHPTRAHERPPPHPHRMHPNYGHGHHIHVPQTMSSHPRQPEQRTAWELGIEAGVTMAPYPSGHLHSHLPHYHPPPRLHHFPIPFMHTGISDVTYPHIRYISSGFGRTYEDLLHLEERLGTVNRGASQGTIERCTYPHKYKKRKLLGKQEEDEGADEDTEEKCTICLSILEEGEDVRRLPCMHLFHQLCVDQWLLTNKKCPICRVDIEAQLSAES from the exons ATGAAGAGTGAGGTGCCATCTGAGGCCCCGAGCAGACAGGAGCATCTGAAGGAGCCACTGGTTAACCCAGAGCCAATGGAGGCAGCCAAGAGCTTTCCCAACAACATGGAGGTGATCGGGAAGGCAGGCAGTGAATTTGAAACCTTGTGTGAGTCCAGGCATCGGCCTCTGAGggacacagcaacacacagagactcagaaCGCAGCCTCCCTGGacgaagaaaaagaaaaggtcaaCAGGCAGGGCCGTCAGACTGCTCACTGAAGGAGGGCCACATCAGTGAGAGCTCGCTGACCCCTCAGCGTCCCAGGGTAGAACTTTTACAGCACCCCAGCGAGGATGAACATAATCACGATTCCTCTTTTAGTGACTGTGCTTCCTCCCCTTCCTCGAGCTTACGATTTGGGGAATCGGACACTCTCAGTTCAGAGGAAGATGGGGAAACTGGAGCGACAGGGGGCCAAAACAAGGCTCCTGCCCTTACAACAGGAGGAGCCACTGGACATGGCTTGCGTCCTGTTCTGGGTCGAACTCGGGGGAATCGCTCTCATAAGTGGGTGCGGTCTGAGGCTGAGCCAGTGCTGCTGAAGCGGCCATGTATGAACAGCCGACGGCCTCTGCATAGGAAACGCTTTGTGAAAACAACTCCTGGAGGGGGTCAGCGGACTCAGAAGCAAAAGGAGCGACTATTACTGCAGAGGAAGAAACGTGAAGTGATTGCACGTAGGAAGTATGCTCTTCTCCATAGCACCAGTAGTTCAAGCGAGGAGCTAAGTAGTGATTCTTCCTCCCCCTCGTCTACCGAAGCAGAAGATGAGCTGTATGTAGATgtcagcagcaccagcagccagGCCAACAGTGCTGCTGTAGCCACAG GTGCTTTAGATGAGGATGTGGTGGTGATTGAGGCGACTCCAGCTCCAGCCCCCGCTGTCCCTGCAAATGAGGAGATCAACGTCACGTCAACAGACAGCGAGGTGGAGATAGTCACTGTCGGGGATGGTTTCAG GTCACGCTCAGTGGGAGGTCTTGGCAGGATTTGGGCTAATAGTTGCTCTCAGAATCGCCTCCAGGAGCCACGAGGACGTCACAGACTCTCCACTGTTATCCAACCACTGCGCCAGAATGCTGGGGAGGTGGTGGATCTCACTGTTGATGAAGATG ATCTGTCAGTTGTGCCAACAACCTCCGGCGGCATTCACCCTCAAACAGTCAggtcgtcgtcatcatcatcttcccATCATGCCTCTACCTCAGAGCTCAATGATGCCCCAGGCCCTTCTACTAGCTGCCCAGGGTCAATACCTGAAAGTATGCACACCCAGAGGCCAAGTGGCTCTTCTCGTACAGCCACAGAGG ATGACAGCAGACCAGGTTTGTCAGCCACAGCAGGAGAGAACACAGGCGCGGCCATGCCCAGACTCCCATCATGCTGTCAGCAGCACTCCCCGTGTGGAGGCCCCTCTCCTGGTCACCTGTCCCTGAGCCACTCCCATTCAAGCTGCTTGCAGGCGTCGTCATCTCAGCAGACCAGCGGCTCGCAgcacagccacagccacagccacagccacagcaaTGCTCACCACTTCCTCCACCATGTCCATCACCCAGCACCCCAGCCCCCAGGGACCCTGCCCTTTCAAGAGGCCAGCTGCCCTGTGGAGAGGCCCACTGCTCTGCCTGCTCCCTGCGCTGGAGTCAGCAGTAGTAACAGCGGTAgtagcagcagcaacacaggcCACTTCCACGACCAG CAAACTCTGCCAGTGGATCTGAGCAACAGCAGTGTTCGTGGTGGTGCAAATAGCGGCGCAAGTTTCCATGGCAGCACCTCGGCCTTTGACCCGTGCTGCCCAGGCTCCACCTCACGGCCTCCCACTTACGTTTCTCAGGCCACCCCTGGGCCCAGCCAGCCAGCCGTGGTGGACTCGTTCAGTTCCCCCATGGTGGCTCAGCCCCAGCCACAAACACAGCCCCAGCCCTGCAGACATTACATCCACCCCTCAT ATGGTTCTCTAGCACGCTCACTGCATCATCAGCCCTCCTCCGCCTGCCCTCACTCCCATGGGAACCCCCAGCTTACACCTCAGCCGGCTCCACAAGGCGACTATGTCATACCCCACACTGTCACCTTTCATCCGCCACTGCCATCCCACCCTCCAGGCCACGCTGTGCCCCCTGCCCCTCCCCCACCTCTGTCTGGCCACCACCTCTCTAGTTCAAGTGCCCCACTGGCCCAGCACCTGCCTACAGAACACCAGACCCTGCCGCACCATATGCCGGCGCTGGGGACATCTGTGCAGAGGCTCCATCAGCACGAGATGCTGCAGAGGATGGAGGTCCAGAGGCGCAGGATGATGCAGCACCCCAC ACGAGCACATGAACGGCCGCCTCCACACCCCCACAGAATGCACCCCAACTATGGCCATGGACACCACATCCATGTGCCACAAACTATGTCTTCCCATCCTCGCCAGCCCGAGCAGAGAACAGCATG GGAGCTTGGCATTGAGGCTGGAGTAACTATGGCACCATACCCTTCAGGGCACCTGCACTCCCACTTGCCCCACTACCACCCACCCCCCAGACTGCACCACTTCCCCATTCCCTTCATG CACACTGGCATATCTGATGTGACTTATCCGCACATTCGGTACATCTCATCTGGCTTCGGAAGAACTTATGAG GACCTGCTGCATTTAGAGGAACGACTGGGGACTGTGAACCGAGGAGCCTCTCAGGGAACCATAGAGAGGTGCACTTACCCACACAAGTACAAAAAG AGGAAGCTGCTTGGCAAgcaagaggaagacgagggggCAGATGAAGACACGGAAGAAAAGTGCACCATCTGTCTGTCAATATtagaggagggggaggacgtCAG ACGTCTACCATGTATGCACCTCTTCCATCAGCTGTGTGTGGACCAGTGGCTCCTCACCAATAAGAAGTGCCCCATCTGCAGAGTGGACATCGAGGCGCAGCTGTCTGCCGAGAGTTGA
- the rnf111 gene encoding E3 ubiquitin-protein ligase Arkadia isoform X1, with protein sequence MKSEVPSEAPSRQEHLKEPLVNPEPMEAAKSFPNNMEVIGKAGSEFETLCESRHRPLRDTATHRDSERSLPGRRKRKGQQAGPSDCSLKEGHISESSLTPQRPRVELLQHPSEDEHNHDSSFSDCASSPSSSLRFGESDTLSSEEDGETGATGGQNKAPALTTGGATGHGLRPVLGRTRGNRSHKWVRSEAEPVLLKRPCMNSRRPLHRKRFVKTTPGGGQRTQKQKERLLLQRKKREVIARRKYALLHSTSSSSEELSSDSSSPSSTEAEDELYVDVSSTSSQANSAAVATGALDEDVVVIEATPAPAPAVPANEEINVTSTDSEVEIVTVGDGFRSRSVGGLGRIWANSCSQNRLQEPRGRHRLSTVIQPLRQNAGEVVDLTVDEDDLSVVPTTSGGIHPQTVRSSSSSSSHHASTSELNDAPGPSTSCPGSIPESMHTQRPSGSSRTATEDDSRPGLSATAGENTGAAMPRLPSCCQQHSPCGGPSPGHLSLSHSHSSCLQASSSQQTSGSQHSHSHSHSHSNAHHFLHHVHHPAPQPPGTLPFQEASCPVERPTALPAPCAGVSSSNSGSSSSNTGHFHDQQTLPVDLSNSSVRGGANSGASFHGSTSAFDPCCPGSTSRPPTYVSQATPGPSQPAVVDSFSSPMVAQPQPQTQPQPCRHYIHPSYGSLARSLHHQPSSACPHSHGNPQLTPQPAPQGDYVIPHTVTFHPPLPSHPPGHAVPPAPPPPLSGHHLSSSSAPLAQHLPTEHQTLPHHMPALGTSVQRLHQHEMLQRMEVQRRRMMQHPTRAHERPPPHPHRMHPNYGHGHHIHVPQTMSSHPRQPEQRTAWELGIEAGVTMAPYPSGHLHSHLPHYHPPPRLHHFPIPFMHTGISDVTYPHIRYISSGFGRTYEDLLHLEERLGTVNRGASQGTIERCTYPHKYKKKVLERDIDQQLTPEAWASIGKNMHATPESRKLLGKQEEDEGADEDTEEKCTICLSILEEGEDVRRLPCMHLFHQLCVDQWLLTNKKCPICRVDIEAQLSAES encoded by the exons ATGAAGAGTGAGGTGCCATCTGAGGCCCCGAGCAGACAGGAGCATCTGAAGGAGCCACTGGTTAACCCAGAGCCAATGGAGGCAGCCAAGAGCTTTCCCAACAACATGGAGGTGATCGGGAAGGCAGGCAGTGAATTTGAAACCTTGTGTGAGTCCAGGCATCGGCCTCTGAGggacacagcaacacacagagactcagaaCGCAGCCTCCCTGGacgaagaaaaagaaaaggtcaaCAGGCAGGGCCGTCAGACTGCTCACTGAAGGAGGGCCACATCAGTGAGAGCTCGCTGACCCCTCAGCGTCCCAGGGTAGAACTTTTACAGCACCCCAGCGAGGATGAACATAATCACGATTCCTCTTTTAGTGACTGTGCTTCCTCCCCTTCCTCGAGCTTACGATTTGGGGAATCGGACACTCTCAGTTCAGAGGAAGATGGGGAAACTGGAGCGACAGGGGGCCAAAACAAGGCTCCTGCCCTTACAACAGGAGGAGCCACTGGACATGGCTTGCGTCCTGTTCTGGGTCGAACTCGGGGGAATCGCTCTCATAAGTGGGTGCGGTCTGAGGCTGAGCCAGTGCTGCTGAAGCGGCCATGTATGAACAGCCGACGGCCTCTGCATAGGAAACGCTTTGTGAAAACAACTCCTGGAGGGGGTCAGCGGACTCAGAAGCAAAAGGAGCGACTATTACTGCAGAGGAAGAAACGTGAAGTGATTGCACGTAGGAAGTATGCTCTTCTCCATAGCACCAGTAGTTCAAGCGAGGAGCTAAGTAGTGATTCTTCCTCCCCCTCGTCTACCGAAGCAGAAGATGAGCTGTATGTAGATgtcagcagcaccagcagccagGCCAACAGTGCTGCTGTAGCCACAG GTGCTTTAGATGAGGATGTGGTGGTGATTGAGGCGACTCCAGCTCCAGCCCCCGCTGTCCCTGCAAATGAGGAGATCAACGTCACGTCAACAGACAGCGAGGTGGAGATAGTCACTGTCGGGGATGGTTTCAG GTCACGCTCAGTGGGAGGTCTTGGCAGGATTTGGGCTAATAGTTGCTCTCAGAATCGCCTCCAGGAGCCACGAGGACGTCACAGACTCTCCACTGTTATCCAACCACTGCGCCAGAATGCTGGGGAGGTGGTGGATCTCACTGTTGATGAAGATG ATCTGTCAGTTGTGCCAACAACCTCCGGCGGCATTCACCCTCAAACAGTCAggtcgtcgtcatcatcatcttcccATCATGCCTCTACCTCAGAGCTCAATGATGCCCCAGGCCCTTCTACTAGCTGCCCAGGGTCAATACCTGAAAGTATGCACACCCAGAGGCCAAGTGGCTCTTCTCGTACAGCCACAGAGG ATGACAGCAGACCAGGTTTGTCAGCCACAGCAGGAGAGAACACAGGCGCGGCCATGCCCAGACTCCCATCATGCTGTCAGCAGCACTCCCCGTGTGGAGGCCCCTCTCCTGGTCACCTGTCCCTGAGCCACTCCCATTCAAGCTGCTTGCAGGCGTCGTCATCTCAGCAGACCAGCGGCTCGCAgcacagccacagccacagccacagccacagcaaTGCTCACCACTTCCTCCACCATGTCCATCACCCAGCACCCCAGCCCCCAGGGACCCTGCCCTTTCAAGAGGCCAGCTGCCCTGTGGAGAGGCCCACTGCTCTGCCTGCTCCCTGCGCTGGAGTCAGCAGTAGTAACAGCGGTAgtagcagcagcaacacaggcCACTTCCACGACCAG CAAACTCTGCCAGTGGATCTGAGCAACAGCAGTGTTCGTGGTGGTGCAAATAGCGGCGCAAGTTTCCATGGCAGCACCTCGGCCTTTGACCCGTGCTGCCCAGGCTCCACCTCACGGCCTCCCACTTACGTTTCTCAGGCCACCCCTGGGCCCAGCCAGCCAGCCGTGGTGGACTCGTTCAGTTCCCCCATGGTGGCTCAGCCCCAGCCACAAACACAGCCCCAGCCCTGCAGACATTACATCCACCCCTCAT ATGGTTCTCTAGCACGCTCACTGCATCATCAGCCCTCCTCCGCCTGCCCTCACTCCCATGGGAACCCCCAGCTTACACCTCAGCCGGCTCCACAAGGCGACTATGTCATACCCCACACTGTCACCTTTCATCCGCCACTGCCATCCCACCCTCCAGGCCACGCTGTGCCCCCTGCCCCTCCCCCACCTCTGTCTGGCCACCACCTCTCTAGTTCAAGTGCCCCACTGGCCCAGCACCTGCCTACAGAACACCAGACCCTGCCGCACCATATGCCGGCGCTGGGGACATCTGTGCAGAGGCTCCATCAGCACGAGATGCTGCAGAGGATGGAGGTCCAGAGGCGCAGGATGATGCAGCACCCCAC ACGAGCACATGAACGGCCGCCTCCACACCCCCACAGAATGCACCCCAACTATGGCCATGGACACCACATCCATGTGCCACAAACTATGTCTTCCCATCCTCGCCAGCCCGAGCAGAGAACAGCATG GGAGCTTGGCATTGAGGCTGGAGTAACTATGGCACCATACCCTTCAGGGCACCTGCACTCCCACTTGCCCCACTACCACCCACCCCCCAGACTGCACCACTTCCCCATTCCCTTCATG CACACTGGCATATCTGATGTGACTTATCCGCACATTCGGTACATCTCATCTGGCTTCGGAAGAACTTATGAG GACCTGCTGCATTTAGAGGAACGACTGGGGACTGTGAACCGAGGAGCCTCTCAGGGAACCATAGAGAGGTGCACTTACCCACACAAGTACAAAAAG AAGGTGTTGGAGAGAGACATTGACCAACAGTTAACCCCTGAAGCTTGGGCATCTATTGGGAAAAATATGCACGCAACCCCAGAATCG AGGAAGCTGCTTGGCAAgcaagaggaagacgagggggCAGATGAAGACACGGAAGAAAAGTGCACCATCTGTCTGTCAATATtagaggagggggaggacgtCAG ACGTCTACCATGTATGCACCTCTTCCATCAGCTGTGTGTGGACCAGTGGCTCCTCACCAATAAGAAGTGCCCCATCTGCAGAGTGGACATCGAGGCGCAGCTGTCTGCCGAGAGTTGA
- the rnf111 gene encoding E3 ubiquitin-protein ligase Arkadia isoform X2 gives MKSEVPSEAPSRQEHLKEPLVNPEPMEAAKSFPNNMEVIGKAGSEFETLCESRHRPLRDTATHRDSERSLPGRRKRKGQQAGPSDCSLKEGHISESSLTPQRPRVELLQHPSEDEHNHDSSFSDCASSPSSSLRFGESDTLSSEEDGETGATGGQNKAPALTTGGATGHGLRPVLGRTRGNRSHKWVRSEAEPVLLKRPCMNSRRPLHRKRFVKTTPGGGQRTQKQKERLLLQRKKREVIARRKYALLHSTSSSSEELSSDSSSPSSTEAEDELYVDVSSTSSQANSAAVATGALDEDVVVIEATPAPAPAVPANEEINVTSTDSEVEIVTVGDGFRSRSVGGLGRIWANSCSQNRLQEPRGRHRLSTVIQPLRQNAGEVVDLTVDEDDLSVVPTTSGGIHPQTVRSSSSSSSHHASTSELNDAPGPSTSCPGSIPESMHTQRPSGSSRTATEDDSRPGLSATAGENTGAAMPRLPSCCQQHSPCGGPSPGHLSLSHSHSSCLQASSSQQTSGSQHSHSHSHSHSNAHHFLHHVHHPAPQPPGTLPFQEASCPVERPTALPAPCAGVSSSNSGSSSSNTGHFHDQQTLPVDLSNSSVRGGANSGASFHGSTSAFDPCCPGSTSRPPTYVSQATPGPSQPAVVDSFSSPMVAQPQPQTQPQPCRHYIHPSYGSLARSLHHQPSSACPHSHGNPQLTPQPAPQGDYVIPHTVTFHPPLPSHPPGHAVPPAPPPPLSGHHLSSSSAPLAQHLPTEHQTLPHHMPALGTSVQRLHQHEMLQRMEVQRRRMMQHPTRAHERPPPHPHRMHPNYGHGHHIHVPQTMSSHPRQPEQRTAWELGIEAGVTMAPYPSGHLHSHLPHYHPPPRLHHFPIPFMHTGISDVTYPHIRYISSGFGRTYEDLLHLEERLGTVNRGASQGTIERCTYPHKYKKVLERDIDQQLTPEAWASIGKNMHATPESRKLLGKQEEDEGADEDTEEKCTICLSILEEGEDVRRLPCMHLFHQLCVDQWLLTNKKCPICRVDIEAQLSAES, from the exons ATGAAGAGTGAGGTGCCATCTGAGGCCCCGAGCAGACAGGAGCATCTGAAGGAGCCACTGGTTAACCCAGAGCCAATGGAGGCAGCCAAGAGCTTTCCCAACAACATGGAGGTGATCGGGAAGGCAGGCAGTGAATTTGAAACCTTGTGTGAGTCCAGGCATCGGCCTCTGAGggacacagcaacacacagagactcagaaCGCAGCCTCCCTGGacgaagaaaaagaaaaggtcaaCAGGCAGGGCCGTCAGACTGCTCACTGAAGGAGGGCCACATCAGTGAGAGCTCGCTGACCCCTCAGCGTCCCAGGGTAGAACTTTTACAGCACCCCAGCGAGGATGAACATAATCACGATTCCTCTTTTAGTGACTGTGCTTCCTCCCCTTCCTCGAGCTTACGATTTGGGGAATCGGACACTCTCAGTTCAGAGGAAGATGGGGAAACTGGAGCGACAGGGGGCCAAAACAAGGCTCCTGCCCTTACAACAGGAGGAGCCACTGGACATGGCTTGCGTCCTGTTCTGGGTCGAACTCGGGGGAATCGCTCTCATAAGTGGGTGCGGTCTGAGGCTGAGCCAGTGCTGCTGAAGCGGCCATGTATGAACAGCCGACGGCCTCTGCATAGGAAACGCTTTGTGAAAACAACTCCTGGAGGGGGTCAGCGGACTCAGAAGCAAAAGGAGCGACTATTACTGCAGAGGAAGAAACGTGAAGTGATTGCACGTAGGAAGTATGCTCTTCTCCATAGCACCAGTAGTTCAAGCGAGGAGCTAAGTAGTGATTCTTCCTCCCCCTCGTCTACCGAAGCAGAAGATGAGCTGTATGTAGATgtcagcagcaccagcagccagGCCAACAGTGCTGCTGTAGCCACAG GTGCTTTAGATGAGGATGTGGTGGTGATTGAGGCGACTCCAGCTCCAGCCCCCGCTGTCCCTGCAAATGAGGAGATCAACGTCACGTCAACAGACAGCGAGGTGGAGATAGTCACTGTCGGGGATGGTTTCAG GTCACGCTCAGTGGGAGGTCTTGGCAGGATTTGGGCTAATAGTTGCTCTCAGAATCGCCTCCAGGAGCCACGAGGACGTCACAGACTCTCCACTGTTATCCAACCACTGCGCCAGAATGCTGGGGAGGTGGTGGATCTCACTGTTGATGAAGATG ATCTGTCAGTTGTGCCAACAACCTCCGGCGGCATTCACCCTCAAACAGTCAggtcgtcgtcatcatcatcttcccATCATGCCTCTACCTCAGAGCTCAATGATGCCCCAGGCCCTTCTACTAGCTGCCCAGGGTCAATACCTGAAAGTATGCACACCCAGAGGCCAAGTGGCTCTTCTCGTACAGCCACAGAGG ATGACAGCAGACCAGGTTTGTCAGCCACAGCAGGAGAGAACACAGGCGCGGCCATGCCCAGACTCCCATCATGCTGTCAGCAGCACTCCCCGTGTGGAGGCCCCTCTCCTGGTCACCTGTCCCTGAGCCACTCCCATTCAAGCTGCTTGCAGGCGTCGTCATCTCAGCAGACCAGCGGCTCGCAgcacagccacagccacagccacagccacagcaaTGCTCACCACTTCCTCCACCATGTCCATCACCCAGCACCCCAGCCCCCAGGGACCCTGCCCTTTCAAGAGGCCAGCTGCCCTGTGGAGAGGCCCACTGCTCTGCCTGCTCCCTGCGCTGGAGTCAGCAGTAGTAACAGCGGTAgtagcagcagcaacacaggcCACTTCCACGACCAG CAAACTCTGCCAGTGGATCTGAGCAACAGCAGTGTTCGTGGTGGTGCAAATAGCGGCGCAAGTTTCCATGGCAGCACCTCGGCCTTTGACCCGTGCTGCCCAGGCTCCACCTCACGGCCTCCCACTTACGTTTCTCAGGCCACCCCTGGGCCCAGCCAGCCAGCCGTGGTGGACTCGTTCAGTTCCCCCATGGTGGCTCAGCCCCAGCCACAAACACAGCCCCAGCCCTGCAGACATTACATCCACCCCTCAT ATGGTTCTCTAGCACGCTCACTGCATCATCAGCCCTCCTCCGCCTGCCCTCACTCCCATGGGAACCCCCAGCTTACACCTCAGCCGGCTCCACAAGGCGACTATGTCATACCCCACACTGTCACCTTTCATCCGCCACTGCCATCCCACCCTCCAGGCCACGCTGTGCCCCCTGCCCCTCCCCCACCTCTGTCTGGCCACCACCTCTCTAGTTCAAGTGCCCCACTGGCCCAGCACCTGCCTACAGAACACCAGACCCTGCCGCACCATATGCCGGCGCTGGGGACATCTGTGCAGAGGCTCCATCAGCACGAGATGCTGCAGAGGATGGAGGTCCAGAGGCGCAGGATGATGCAGCACCCCAC ACGAGCACATGAACGGCCGCCTCCACACCCCCACAGAATGCACCCCAACTATGGCCATGGACACCACATCCATGTGCCACAAACTATGTCTTCCCATCCTCGCCAGCCCGAGCAGAGAACAGCATG GGAGCTTGGCATTGAGGCTGGAGTAACTATGGCACCATACCCTTCAGGGCACCTGCACTCCCACTTGCCCCACTACCACCCACCCCCCAGACTGCACCACTTCCCCATTCCCTTCATG CACACTGGCATATCTGATGTGACTTATCCGCACATTCGGTACATCTCATCTGGCTTCGGAAGAACTTATGAG GACCTGCTGCATTTAGAGGAACGACTGGGGACTGTGAACCGAGGAGCCTCTCAGGGAACCATAGAGAGGTGCACTTACCCACACAAGTACAAAAAG GTGTTGGAGAGAGACATTGACCAACAGTTAACCCCTGAAGCTTGGGCATCTATTGGGAAAAATATGCACGCAACCCCAGAATCG AGGAAGCTGCTTGGCAAgcaagaggaagacgagggggCAGATGAAGACACGGAAGAAAAGTGCACCATCTGTCTGTCAATATtagaggagggggaggacgtCAG ACGTCTACCATGTATGCACCTCTTCCATCAGCTGTGTGTGGACCAGTGGCTCCTCACCAATAAGAAGTGCCCCATCTGCAGAGTGGACATCGAGGCGCAGCTGTCTGCCGAGAGTTGA